Proteins co-encoded in one Arachis stenosperma cultivar V10309 chromosome 7, arast.V10309.gnm1.PFL2, whole genome shotgun sequence genomic window:
- the LOC130941840 gene encoding uncharacterized protein LOC130941840 has product MSKTSREDHDDESSLLDIVFSWNLKDVLNDNHYKHKVSKIPETFNSVKEYMNSFIPSLIEETRSDMCSGLKGVSRARFCEIKTVEMDTEFFKPPKKLFYLLTLVNTSDNDDVDKDDVEEGGEIGQSYEPMLGDVIAFTPIRPKCIDDLNSPKNFYHIGYVVRPKRAYDNAIPILSSKYMETKNEYDRSGGVKKLYVVYLMNILTNVRIWKALNSQLEDADMSIIEKVLRPDMMIGRKCQICPSELNVIGTSSIRNMIQSQNLNESQEHAVSSCVSMTKCHHTSTMNLIWGPPGTGKTKTVACILFSLLKLRVRTLTCAPTNTAVMAVASRLHSLVKDSLEHESYGFGDIVLFGNSSRMKVDTYLGLKDIFLENRVNNLVKCFAPLSGWKHSIESMIQLIKEPKKLYKLYQKEEGLMPFEDFVHQENSTVEIQYRMNLLFGDSKTLKEFVNMKYSDIAEKYHSLIESIMTFDQFVKKKFRELKGKLEFCMQTLYTHMPTSFIQISDVRRMTRALDLLRSLESSLNHVLYRRTLNYSDDEEEEENEEKEIIDCLGWPSLERELCVGILTTLCQSVFIPVTNDKHGIEKFCLSNACLIFCTASSSVKLFTEGMTQLKFLVVDEAAQLKECESTVPLQLPGLRHCVLIGDEKQLPALVKSKIAEKTEFGRSLFERLVILGNEKHMLNVQYRMSPSISLFPSEEFYEGKLSDAPILSNLTYNKKFLEGDIYGSYAFINVAKGREQIGLGHSTKNIVEAAVISEIVGHLHKEFVRTKKKTSIGIISPYNAQVYEIQEKVKNYTSVSDPDFSLSVRSVDGFQGGEEDIIIISTVRANGAGKVGFLSNRQRTNVALTRARYCLWIVGNGSTLFNSESIWSKLVLDAKKRNCFHNASEDKKLGQVIEDALFEIELLEESASTFKKLSLGSKTEFGGSYSRKSSRNRPRKC; this is encoded by the exons CTAGAGCTCGATTCTGCGAAATCAAGACTGTCGAAATGGACACAGAGTTCTTCAAACCTCCTAAGAAGTTGTTCTATCTCTTAACATTGGTGAAcactagtgataatgatgatgtAGATAAAGATGATGTGGAAGAAGGTGGTGAAATTGGACAATCATATGAGCCTATGCTAGGAGATGTTATTGCATTTACTCCTATTAGACCAAAATGCATAGATGATTTAAACAGCCCCAAAAACTTCTACCATATTGGTTATGTTGTTAGGCCAAAACGTGCATATGACAATGCAATTCCAATTTTGTCCTCCAAGTACATGGAGACTAAGAATGAATATGACAGAAGTGGTGGTGTTAAGAAGCTTTATGTTGTGTATCTTATGAACATTCTAACAAATGTTAGGATATGGAAGGCATTGAATTCACAGCTAGAGGATGCAGATATGAGCATTATTGAAAAGGTGCTAAGACCTGACATGATG ATTGGAAGAAAATGTCAAATATGCCCCTCAGAGCTAAATGTTATTGGCACTTCAAGCATAAGAAATATGATTCAGTCTCAGAATCTCAATGAATCACAAGAACATGCAGTTTCAAGCTGTGTGAGCATGACAAAATGTCACCATACCAGCACCATGAACCTTATATGGGGACCTCCTGGGACTGGGAAGACCAAGACTGTGGCTTGTATCTTATTTTCCCTTTTGAAGCTTAGAGTCAGGACATTGACATGTGCTCCAACTAACACAGCAGTGATGGCGGTTGCGTCGCGGCTGCATAGCCTTGTTAAGGATTCACTTGAGCATGAATCATATGGTTTTGGAGACATAGTCCTATTTGGCAATAGTTCTAGAATGAAGGTTGACACTTATCTTGGCCTTAAAGATATCTTTCTCGAAAATCGTGTGAATAATCTTGTTAAGTGTTTTGCTCCACTAAGTGGGTGGAAACATAGCATTGAATCAATGATTCAACTGATTAAGGAACCTAAGAAGCTATATAAATTGTATCAGAAAGAGGAGGGCCTAATGCCATTTGAAGATTTTGTGCATCAAGAAAACAGCACTGTTGAAATCCAGTATAGAATGAACTTGCTCTTTGGTGATTCTAAAACATTGAAGGAATTTGTGAACATGAAATACAGTGACATTGCAGAGAAGTATCATTCTCTCATTGAAAGTATAATGACATTTGATCAATTTGTGAAGAAGAAATTCAGGGAACTGAAAGGAAAACTTGAATTCTGTATGCAGACTTTGTACACACACATGCCAACATCTTTTATTCAGATCAGTGATGTGAGGAGGATGACTAGAGCTTTAGATTTGCTTAGATCCCTTGAAAGTTCCTTGAATCATGTTCTGTACAGGAGAACTCTGAATTATagtgatgatgaagaagaagaagaaaatgaggaaaaaGAAATTATTGACTGCTTGGGGTGGCCAAGCCTGGAAAGAGAATTATGTGTTGGAATACTAACTACACTTTGTCAATCCGTTTTCATTCCGGTCACTAATGACAAGCATGGAATCGAGAAATTCTGCTTGTCAAATGCTTGTCTGATTTTCTGTACAGCATCAAGTTCTGTAAAGTTGTTCACAGAAGGAATGACACAGCTTAAATTTCTGGTAGTTGATGAAGCTGCACAGCTTAAAGAATGCGAGTCAACCGTACCATTACAGCTCCCAGGCCTTAGGCATTGTGTCTTAATCGGCGACGAGAAACAACTTCCGGCCTTGGTAAAAAGCAAG ATTGCTGAGAAGACGGAATTTGGAAGAAGCTTATTTGAGAGGTTGGTAATCTTAGGAAATGAGAAGCATATGCTGAATGTTCAGTATAGGATGAGTCCTTCAATTAGCTTATTTCCAAGTGAAGAGTTCTATGAAGGAAAGCTTTCTGATGCTCCAATTTTGAGTAATTTAACCTATAACAAAAAATTCCTTGAAGGAGATATCTATGGTTCTTATGCATTCATAAATGTAGCTAAAGGCAGAGAACAAATTGGTCTTGGACATAGTACAAAAAACATTGTTGAAGCTGCTGTAATTTCTGAGATTGTCGGACACCTCCACAAAG AGTTTGTGAGGACAAAGAAGAAAACTAGCATAGGAATCATATCTCCTTACAATGCTCAAGTTTATGAAATTCAAGAGAAAGTTAAGAATTACACTTCCGTTTCTGACCCTGATTTCAGTTTAAGTGTTCGCTCCGTCGATGGCTTTCAAGGCGGCGAAGAAGATATTATCATAATATCAACAGTTAGAGCAAATGGTGCTGGAAAAGTTGGATTTCTTTCCAACAGACAAAGAACAAATGTGGCATTGACAAGAGCTAG ATATTGCCTTTGGATTGTTGGAAATGGTTCAACATTGTTTAATAGTGAGTCTATATGGAGTAAACTGGTTCTTGATGCTAAGAAAAGAAATTGTTTTCACAATGCTAGTGAAGACAAGAAATTGGGTCAAGTAATTGAGGATGCATTGTTTGAGATAGAACTTCTTGAAGAATCTGCATCAACATTTAAGAAACTAAGCCTAGGAAGTAAGACAGAATTTGGTGGTTCATATTCAAG GAAATCTTCAAGGAACAGGCCAAGGAAGTGTTAA